The Alphaproteobacteria bacterium genome contains a region encoding:
- the uraH gene encoding hydroxyisourate hydrolase, translated as MGRITTHVLDTAAGRPAAGLKVILTRLDGAPKVIAETVTNADGRCDKPLLEGAAFASGQYEITFHVGEYFRRVGTKLPDPPFLDVVPLRFGVSEDAHYHVPLLVSPFAYSTYRGS; from the coding sequence ATGGGACGAATTACGACGCATGTGCTCGATACCGCGGCCGGACGGCCGGCGGCGGGGCTGAAAGTCATTCTCACGCGGCTTGACGGCGCCCCGAAGGTGATTGCCGAAACCGTCACCAATGCGGACGGACGCTGCGACAAGCCGCTGCTGGAGGGCGCGGCGTTCGCGAGCGGCCAGTATGAGATTACGTTCCACGTCGGCGAGTATTTCCGCCGCGTGGGCACCAAGCTCCCGGATCCGCCGTTTCTGGACGTCGTGCCGCTGCGCTTCGGCGTGTCCGAGGACGCGCACTACCACGTCCCGCTGCTCGTCTCGCCGTTCGCCTACTCGACCTACCGGGGCAGCTGA
- a CDS encoding enoyl-CoA hydratase/isomerase family protein codes for MSALACSRERATRSVSAGDYRSAGPTNAGRHEFARAFIDMAQAMARLGKPLIAAVNGNAHAGGFSVVVACDLAVVAEDATLGLPEAAKGLFPFLALAIVKDALPKKVLFDIVYSARLMDAAEAHRLHLVNEVVSRDKVLDRAIASAEHASAHNPDILRLGRDLYYNMRGLGPAQALEESRFALAAALAAEDEGR; via the coding sequence ATGTCGGCGCTTGCGTGCTCACGGGAGAGGGCGACGCGTTCTGTCTCGGCGGGGGACTATCGCAGCGCCGGCCCGACCAACGCCGGCCGCCATGAATTCGCGCGGGCCTTCATCGACATGGCACAGGCCATGGCGCGGCTCGGCAAGCCGTTGATCGCGGCGGTCAACGGCAATGCGCATGCGGGCGGGTTCAGCGTGGTCGTCGCCTGCGACCTCGCGGTCGTGGCCGAAGACGCGACGCTCGGACTTCCCGAGGCCGCGAAGGGGCTATTTCCCTTCCTCGCGCTCGCCATCGTCAAGGACGCGCTGCCCAAGAAGGTGCTGTTCGATATTGTGTACAGCGCGCGACTCATGGATGCCGCCGAGGCGCATAGGCTCCATCTCGTCAACGAAGTCGTTTCGCGCGACAAGGTCCTGGATCGTGCGATCGCCAGCGCCGAACACGCGAGCGCGCACAATCCGGACATCCTGCGGCTCGGACGCGATCTTTATTACAACATGCGTGGACTTGGGCCGGCGCAAGCGCTCGAAGAGTCGCGTTTTGCGCTCGCCGCCGCCCTCGCGGCCGAGGACGAAGGCCGGTAA
- a CDS encoding quinone oxidoreductase gives MVAAVRVPKAGGADVLKFEDVDIPAPGQGQVRVKQGAAGINFIDVYFRNGAYPPPHGYPFIAGNEGSGDVIAVGPGVTDIKVGDRVAAVFPFGGYAAERNVPADRAVKVPSNISHQQAAGMMLKGMTAQYLVRRTFRVEKGHTVLMHAAAGGVGLILCQWAKHLGATVIGTVGSQDKAELAKKNGCDHVILYKNDDFVAKVKDITGGKMCDVVYDGVGKTTFPGSLDCLKPLGMFVSFGASSGQIDAFNINLLQFKGSLFATRPTLNHYAAKREDLLAIAADLFDVVGSGAVKIDVAGSYPLKDARKAHEDLESRKTTGSLILVP, from the coding sequence ATGGTTGCGGCGGTTCGCGTTCCCAAGGCCGGCGGAGCGGATGTTCTGAAATTCGAAGATGTCGACATTCCGGCGCCGGGGCAGGGCCAGGTCCGCGTCAAGCAGGGCGCCGCAGGTATCAACTTCATCGACGTCTATTTCCGCAATGGCGCGTATCCGCCGCCCCACGGCTATCCGTTCATCGCCGGCAACGAAGGTTCGGGCGACGTGATCGCGGTCGGGCCGGGCGTGACCGACATCAAGGTCGGCGACCGTGTCGCAGCGGTCTTCCCGTTCGGCGGTTATGCAGCCGAGCGTAACGTTCCGGCGGACCGCGCCGTGAAGGTGCCGTCCAATATCAGCCACCAGCAGGCGGCGGGCATGATGCTGAAGGGTATGACGGCCCAATACCTCGTGCGACGCACGTTCCGGGTCGAGAAAGGCCATACGGTGCTGATGCATGCGGCGGCCGGTGGTGTCGGCCTGATCCTGTGCCAGTGGGCGAAGCATCTCGGCGCGACCGTGATCGGCACCGTCGGCTCGCAGGACAAGGCAGAGCTTGCGAAGAAGAACGGCTGCGACCACGTCATTCTCTACAAGAACGACGATTTCGTCGCCAAGGTGAAGGACATCACCGGCGGCAAGATGTGCGACGTGGTCTATGACGGCGTCGGCAAGACGACGTTTCCGGGCTCGCTCGACTGCCTGAAGCCGCTGGGCATGTTCGTATCGTTCGGCGCTTCTTCCGGGCAGATCGACGCGTTCAATATCAACCTGCTGCAGTTCAAGGGCTCTTTGTTCGCAACCCGTCCGACGCTCAACCACTATGCGGCCAAACGCGAGGATCTGCTCGCCATCGCGGCTGACCTGTTCGACGTGGTCGGCTCCGGCGCGGTCAAGATCGATGTCGCAGGTTCATATCCGCTGAAGGATGCCAGGAAGGCGCACGAGGACCTCGAAAGCCGCAAGACCACCGGGTCGCTGATCCTGGTTCCCTAG
- a CDS encoding SDR family oxidoreductase has translation MAVNYLRDEKAAEAVLHAVRGAGRRAVAIQGDMAREADIDRTFATIDRELGRLTHLVYNAGTTGGNSRVEAVEAKTIRDTLELNVVGALLCAKAAILRMSKKHGGPGGAMVMISSMGAVLGSPGEYVWYAASKGAVDSMTIGLSKELAGDGIRVNAVAPGIILTDIHPPGRVERIAPTVPLQRAGTAEEVAETVLFLLSDASSYTTGTNVRVAGGR, from the coding sequence GTGGCGGTGAACTATCTGCGCGACGAGAAGGCTGCCGAGGCGGTGCTGCACGCTGTACGCGGGGCGGGTCGCCGCGCGGTCGCCATTCAGGGCGACATGGCGCGCGAGGCCGATATCGATCGCACCTTCGCCACGATCGACAGGGAGCTCGGCCGGCTGACCCACCTCGTCTACAACGCGGGCACGACCGGAGGGAATTCGCGCGTGGAGGCGGTCGAGGCCAAGACCATCCGCGATACGCTCGAGCTCAACGTTGTCGGCGCATTGCTTTGCGCCAAGGCGGCGATCCTGCGCATGTCGAAGAAGCACGGCGGGCCGGGCGGCGCGATGGTGATGATCTCCTCGATGGGCGCGGTGCTGGGTAGCCCCGGCGAATATGTCTGGTATGCGGCTTCCAAGGGCGCGGTCGACTCGATGACCATCGGTTTGTCGAAAGAACTTGCCGGCGACGGCATCCGCGTCAACGCGGTCGCGCCCGGCATTATCCTGACCGACATCCATCCGCCGGGCCGCGTGGAGCGCATCGCGCCAACTGTCCCGTTGCAGCGGGCAGGCACCGCCGAGGAGGTCGCCGAGACGGTGCTGTTTCTGCTGTCCGATGCCTCGTCCTACACGACCGGCACGAACGTGCGCGTTGCAGGTGGGCGATAG
- a CDS encoding TerC family protein, whose amino-acid sequence MLELLTDPNAWAALVTLTALEIVLGIDNIVFISVLVSRCSPRDARRARQIGLSLALVFRVILLFGLTWLMRMTYPVFGVLGQSFSWRDLILIAGGLFLIAKATHEIHAEVEADEPDDPAARVHAAFSMVVAQIVVIDLVFSIDSIVTAIGMAQDIEIMIAAVVIAMIVMYVSSGPVAHFIAHHPTTKMLALAFLVMIGLALVADGFAFHIPRGYIYSSMAFAGIVELFNVLARRNRARNAARTKRQGMRERHQ is encoded by the coding sequence ATGCTTGAACTTTTGACCGACCCCAACGCCTGGGCCGCGCTCGTCACCTTGACGGCGCTCGAAATCGTGCTCGGCATCGACAACATCGTGTTTATCTCGGTGCTGGTGTCGCGCTGCTCACCGCGCGATGCCAGGCGGGCACGCCAGATCGGGCTGTCGCTTGCGCTCGTCTTCCGCGTCATCCTGCTGTTTGGCCTCACCTGGCTGATGCGGATGACCTATCCGGTGTTCGGGGTGCTGGGGCAGAGCTTTTCCTGGCGCGACCTGATCCTGATCGCGGGCGGACTGTTTCTGATCGCCAAGGCCACTCACGAAATCCATGCCGAGGTGGAGGCCGACGAGCCGGACGATCCCGCGGCGCGCGTTCATGCCGCCTTCTCGATGGTCGTGGCGCAGATCGTCGTGATCGACCTCGTGTTCTCGATCGACTCGATCGTCACGGCGATCGGCATGGCGCAGGATATCGAGATCATGATCGCCGCGGTGGTGATCGCGATGATCGTGATGTACGTGTCGTCCGGCCCGGTCGCACATTTCATTGCGCACCATCCGACCACCAAGATGCTGGCGCTCGCCTTCCTGGTCATGATCGGGCTCGCGCTGGTGGCGGACGGATTCGCCTTCCACATCCCGCGCGGCTACATCTATTCGTCGATGGCGTTCGCCGGCATCGTCGAGCTGTTCAACGTGCTGGCGCGGCGCAATCGTGCGCGCAATGCGGCGCGCACCAAACGGCAGGGCATGCGGGAGCGGCATCAGTGA
- a CDS encoding CDP-alcohol phosphatidyltransferase family protein: MPAEPDATRSRISDALAFSVHILTASGAVLALLALLAAIERNWIMVFWLLGAALLIDGIDGTFARRLEVAERLPRWSGDVLDLVVDFLTYVFIPAFAVVASGLLPFWLAVVCAIAIILSGALYFADRQMKTSDYYFRGFPAVWNVPLFYLFLLEPPAWITALAIFLLAIATFLPIPFVHPLRVARGRWLAIALLIVWCVLACVTLLRDMMPGPWITGSLCAIALYFLGAGLLRRTDA; this comes from the coding sequence ATGCCCGCTGAGCCGGACGCGACGCGCAGCCGCATTTCGGACGCGCTCGCGTTCTCGGTTCACATCCTGACCGCATCCGGCGCTGTCCTTGCGCTGCTCGCGCTTCTGGCCGCGATCGAGCGCAACTGGATCATGGTGTTCTGGCTGCTCGGCGCGGCGCTGCTTATCGATGGGATCGACGGCACCTTCGCGCGGCGGCTCGAGGTTGCCGAGCGGCTGCCGCGCTGGTCCGGGGACGTGCTGGACCTTGTCGTCGACTTCCTCACCTACGTGTTCATTCCGGCCTTCGCGGTCGTCGCGAGTGGGTTGCTGCCGTTCTGGCTCGCGGTTGTCTGCGCGATTGCGATCATTCTCAGCGGGGCGCTTTATTTCGCCGACCGGCAGATGAAAACCTCGGACTACTATTTTCGTGGGTTTCCGGCGGTGTGGAACGTGCCGCTGTTCTACCTGTTCCTGCTGGAGCCGCCCGCGTGGATCACGGCTCTTGCCATTTTCTTGCTCGCGATAGCCACGTTCCTTCCCATTCCTTTCGTGCACCCGCTCCGCGTCGCGCGTGGGCGCTGGCTTGCCATTGCGCTGCTGATCGTCTGGTGCGTGCTCGCCTGCGTCACACTGTTGCGCGACATGATGCCCGGCCCGTGGATCACCGGTTCATTGTGTGCCATCGCGCTCTACTTCCTGGGGGCGGGATTGTTGCGAAGGACCGATGCTTGA